A single region of the Polyodon spathula isolate WHYD16114869_AA chromosome 5, ASM1765450v1, whole genome shotgun sequence genome encodes:
- the LOC121315404 gene encoding cleavage and polyadenylation specificity factor subunit 3: MAAKRKADSLVPAEESDQLLIRPLGAGQEVGRSCIILEFKGRKIMLDCGIHPGLEGMDALPYIDLIDPAEIDLLLISHFHLDHCGALPWFLQKTSFKGRTFMTHATKAIYRWLLSDYVKVSNISADDMLYTETDLEESMDKIETINFHEVKEVAGITFWCYHAGHVLGAAMFMIEIAGVKLLYTGDFSRQEDRHLMAAEIPSVKPDILIIESTYGTHIHEKREEREARFCNTVHDIVNREGRCLIPVFALGRAQELLLILDEYWQNHPELHDIPIYYASSLAKKCMAVYQTYVHAMNDKIRKAININNPFVFKHISNLKSMDHFDDIGPSVVMASPGMMQSGLSRELFESWCTDKRNGVIIAGYCVEGTLAKHIMSEPEEIATMSGQKLQLKMSVDYISFSAHTDYQQTSEFIRALKPPHVILVHGEQNEMARLKAALVREYEDNDEAHIEVHNPRNTEAVTLNFRGEKLAKVMGSLADKKSEQGQRVSGILVKRNFNYHILTPSDLSNYTELSMSTVKQTQAIPFTGPFTLLESQLRNIAGNIEEIETHDRPALKIFKSITLVQEPGMVVLEWISNPLNDMYADAVTTVVLEVQSNPKAQKAMANAKQDRIDMETYQKRLEVMLQDMFGEEAVNFKDGKDLSVTVDGKTASISLETRMVDYEEGSADDESLKEMVELAVQRLYDALNPAL; the protein is encoded by the exons atggctgcaaaaagaaaagcagacagtTTGGTTCCCGCGGAGGAAAGCGACCAGCTCCTGATCAGACCTCT TGGTGCTGGACAGGAGGTGGGAAGGTCATGTATCATCCTGGAGTTCAAGGGAAGAAAAATCATG CTGGACTGTGGTATCCACCCTGGTCTGGAGGGGATGGATGCTCTCCCTTACATTGATTTGATTGACCCAGCAGAGATTGACCTTCTCCTTATAAGCCA tttccATTTGGATCACTGTGGGGCCTTGCCTTGGTTTCTACAGAAGACAAGTTTCAAAGGGAGGACGTTCATGACTCACGCAACTAAAGCTATTTATCGATGGCTCCTGTCAGATTATGTAAAAGTCAG taACATTTCAGCAGATGACATGCTGTACACAGAGACCGACCTGGAAGAAAGCATGGACAAGATTGAAACCATCAACTTCCACGAAGTGAAGGAGGTAGCGGGGATCACATTTTGGTGCTACCATGCCGGCCACGTTCTGGGGGCAGCCATGTTCATGATTGAAATAGCCGGTGTGAAG TTGTTGTACACGGGAGACTTCTCTCGGCAAGAAGACAGGCATTTGATGGCAGCCGAGATTCCCAGTGTCAAACCTGATATTCTCATTATT GAATCCACCTACGGCACCCACATCCACGAGAAGAGGGAAGAACGAGAGGCCCGTTTCTGCAACACTGTGCACGACATTGTGAACAGGGAGGGGAGGTGCCTCATTCCTGTCTTTGCCTTGGGTAGAGCCCAGGAGCTGCTGCTTATTCTgg atgAATACTGGCAGAATCACCCGGAGCTGCATGACATTCCCATCTACTATGCCTCGTCCCTGGCTAAGAAGTGCATGGCAGTGTACCAGACTTACGTCCATGCCATGAATGACAAGATCCGCAAGGCAATCAATATCAACAACCCCTTTGTTTTCAAGCACATCAGCAACCTGAAA AGCATGGATCATTTTGATGACATCGGCCCCAGCGTGGTCATGGCCTCTCCAGGTATGATGCAGAGTGGCCTGTCCAGGGAGCTGTTTGAGAGCTGGTGCACTGACAAGAGGAATGGCGTCATCATTGCAGGTTACTGCGTGGAAGGAACCCTTGCCAAG CACATCATGTCTGAACCAGAGGAGATTGCCACTATGTCTGGACAGAAGCTGCAGCTGAAAATGTCTGTAGATTACATCTCCTTCTCTGCTCACACAGACTACCAGCAGACCAGCGAGTTCATCCGTGCACTGAAACCACCACACGTG ATCCTGGTGCATGGTGAACAGAATGAAATGGCCAGGCTGAAGGCTGCACTGGTCCGTGAATATGAAGACAATGATGAAGCTCATATCGAAGTACACAACCCACGCAACACTGAGGCTGTGACGCTTAACTTCAGAGGAGAGAAACTCGCCAAG GTTATGGGATCCCTGGCGGACAAAAAGAGTGAACAAGGTCAGAGAGTTTCAGGGATACTTGTGAAGCGGAACTTCAACTACCACATACTCACTCCATCAGATCTGTCCA attaTACAGAACTATCAATGAGCACAGTAAAACAGACCCAGGCGATTCCTTTTACAGGCCCTTTCACGTTGTTGGAGAGTCAGCTACGCAATATAGCAG GGAATATTGAAGAAATTGAGACTCACGACAGGCCTGCACTAAAGATTTTCAAAAGCATCACACTGGTGCAGGAACCTGGAATGGTGGTATTGGAG TGGATTTCCAATCCATTGAATGACATGTACGCTGACGCAGTGACCACCGTCGTCCTGGAGGTGCAGTCCAATCCCAAGGCTCAGAAAG CCATGGCAAATGCCAAACAGGACAGAATTGATATGGAAACCTACCAGAAGAGACTGGAAGTTatgttaca
- the LOC121315405 gene encoding integrin beta-1-binding protein 1-like, producing the protein MFRKSKKRHSSSSSQSSEVSTKSKSVDSSLGGLSRSSTVASLDTDSTKSSGNSTSDACVEFRVKYVGAIEKLHFEMCRTLQEPLDLVNYIDVAQQDGKLPFVPIEEEMILAVSKYGVKVATVDQCGALHRHPLYLIVHMLCYDDGLGAGKNILALKTTDSNQEECNIWVYQCNGSEQAHAICKVLSTAFDSVLTSVKS; encoded by the exons ATGTTTCGGAAAAGCAAAAAacgacacagcagcagcagctcccaaAGCAGTGAAGTCAGCACAAAGAGCAAG TCTGTAGATTCCAGCCTGGGTGGTCTCTCCAGATCCAGTACAGTAGCCAGCCTTGACACCGACTCCACCAAGAGCTCAG GCAACAGCACTTCAGATGCCTGTGTCGAGTTCCGTGTGAAGTATGTTGGGGCGATAGAGAAACTGCACTTTGAAATGTGCAGGACTCTTCAGGAGCCTCTGGACTTGGTGAACTATATTGATGTGGCCCAG CAAGATGGAAAGCTGCCCTTTGTGCCAATAGAGGAGGAAATGATCCTGGCAGTCTCAAAGTACGGGGTCAAAGTCGCCACAGTGGATCAGTGC GGTGCGCTGCACCGGCACCCATTATATCTGATAGTCCACATGCTGTGTTACGATGATGGCTTGGGAGCTGGCAAGAACATCCTGGCTCTGAAAACAACAGATTCCAACCAGGAAGAATGCAACATCTGGGTATACCAGTGTAACGGCTCA GAACAGGCACATGCCATTTGCAAGGTGCTGTCAACAGCCTTCGACTCCGTTTTAACATCAGTGAAATCTTGA